ACCTAAACAAAGGGCCGCAATGAAAAGGTTTAGAGAAAAGTACATGTATTATTCGTATTGTTACGATACTTTGAGGTACCCGGTTCCTCCACCGGAATGTGTGATTGATCCGGTGCTACGACAACGGTTTAAAGAGACTGGGAGACCGAATTTTGATCGGCGACATCGTAGGCATTCGAGGAAAAGAagtcatgttttgacttttgagcagTCAGATATACGAAATTCAAGATGAAGATTAAGTAAGTATATAGGGAGATTGATTGTGTATAATacgaattgtttttttttttttttttttttttttgttatatggatgaattgtttgaatttttcattGTATTTAATAATATTGGTAATGTATACATATTAGATTTATGGGAATAAAATGATACATGCTAGATTATAGCTAGATTATAAAGACTCTTACGGGTCGGGTTTGGGGTTTGGAAGATTGtcatattataaaaataaaaataaatattaaacttTAATAAGTTTTGAGGATTTGCATAAAGGGTTCCTGaagtatagttttttttttttttttttttttttttttttttttttttttaaagcaCATGGTAGGTTAATTGGTTCAGAAAAATGTTACTTGGGTATAGGACTATATGCCATAAATTTCCAAATGAAATACGACTTTAGTAATCTGGTTGAACATATAGTTATAAAAAATACGGATAAACCCCTGTTGTTCATAAAAAATACAGATACACCCTTGTTTGTAGAATCATATATCATTTTGCGTTTAAGATGAGTTTTGGATTGTTAAAAGTTACTAGTAGAAAAAGGTTCCAGACAAGCAAGATGTGTCGTGTTGTGTTAAATAAGGTGTTTTTGGCACGGCATGCTTAGGGTGAGTGGTAAATCCAATCAAGAGATGTTTAAAAAACGTGTCATTTTCTGAAACCTAATATATACATGCTTAATCACTGGGTTACATAACGGGACAAGTTGAACATTATTACATATAGCTAGTTCAATACACGACATGTTTAATATGATTAAATACAAGCAATTTAATAACACAAATTACATGGCACGTTTAAAACTATTCGCTAAACACGGTTAATAAACAACATGAGATTCTTAACACAACAAAGTAAAATTATCATTTGTAACTAACTAGGATTTCCCTACCGTGTGTTGCGGCAGAGAATCTGTGTATGAATCAAACAATAAAGACCAGTATAAAGCTGCAAAATATAAATATGTGAAACAACAAAAAAACGAAATAAAATGTAACGAATAGAAAAAAAATGGTGACGTGGTGTTGCGACCCGACACGACGAAGATTACCAACATGCAAGAGCCACTATCACGGGCATTCACGGTTGTGGCTGACACGGTTCGCTGACTACGAAGTTGTGTTTTAATATTATTCATTATAGCAGGGGGGGAGACCTGATTTTTAATATAAGTTAATCGTAACGTGTTTAGTAAAACAAAATATAGAAAATATAACACACAAATTTATGAATTGAATCTATTTATCTACAAACACTAACACATCTAATGTTGTGTGATGTGTTGCCATCAATTTCACAATACGAAGTGATCTTGCCTACAAGATTTTTTTGTTGTTTGAAGTTTGTTACCTCAAGGGACCGGTCGGACTAAAAGCCGGCCGCTTATTAGTTCGTTTCACATTCTATGGGTGGTTTAACCGtcgaatttttgtttttctagtTGAACCAACCAGTCAAACTGTTTTTCATATTTGAATTAAATTAATTCAATGATTATTCATTTATAGTATTATGGGTGGATTTATATGATGAACAATACATCCAATATTTGAGAATCAATAAGTCATAATTGAAGAAATTCTTTTTTTTATAATAGTAATTAAAGTTAAAGTGGGTTGTACTTGAGTATGTTCGAAATAATAATTACAGTATTCGAGTATCAAAGTTGAATACGAGTGATCTAAAGGCCTTTTTTGGATTTGAAAAAGATTATCGGTGAATTACATTGAAAGCATATTATCACTTTCCAAATTCAAAGTTTACacattaaataaatatatattgcTACACCCTTCCGGTTCTTCATCCGCTTAAATATGTAATTCAATCACTCACCAATTAAACCTCGATTAAGAATTGTTTAAGCCCCTTGCCAGTTTGGGTCGAGGGTTTGTTTGCTTGTATGGCCTTTTGTCTCTTTGGGTCGCAGATgtgtttttaatgaagtttaattttttttttaaaaaagggaATTGtttaaggtggtgtttgttttttggccagaagcacttctggccacttatgtctgtgtcgcgcagacgcgcgcagacgtttgagtgttgcagcttgtttgttttctcgcagacctttcattaaaaaaggtctgcgagacctcttCTTGGCACAGACATTGAcccatgtcttctaaggtctgctcACCTCTTCTCACCTTCTTCTCTTCTCCCTCCAGACACCACCTCCTCTGCCACCACCTCCACATCCGCCGCCCACCTCCACTCTGCCACCACCTCccacccctgctccgccaccaccaccatcgtcaccGTCAATCCCCGAATCGAAACCCCCAAATCGAAACCCCCAAAATAAGATTGACACACCTGCACATCAAAGGTTGAATATAATTATTCAATCTGATTTCAATAGATTAAATACAAAATTATAGAAAacgaaaataaaactaaaattacAGTGGATGATGAATATTATCGGAGATTTTAAAAACCCAAAGAAATCACCAAAGTCTTTAAACAAACAATTATGAAGCATTatcaaaaaaaattaagaaaCCCTAACTGTGAAGTCAAAAAAGATGCGGGTCGAGTCAGTGATGTTCATTTTCTTCACAGaatcatgattcaaaataagatACATTGATTATTGGTACCTGTGAGATGAAAAGAAGAAATGGAAGCTGTGTCAAACGGTGCGTGGCGGTGACGATTCCTGCTGCGTCTGGTCGTCCGGTGACCGGCAATGGCAGTCTCAGATGGTGGCGTCGCAGCAAAATCACCGAAATCATCAGAGTGTATTGAGAAGGTGGAGAATGACGAGTTTTGGTGAAGGTCGATTTGGTTTTGTGAGGAGCCCGGTGGGAGATCTTTTAGAGGTCAAAACCAAGGGAgcacggtggtggcggtggtacagtggtgacggtggtggcggtggtgtagtggtgacggtggtggtggtagatgagGGCAGAGAGAGAGAttgagggaggagagagagatcAGTGTGGTGTGTTGTGTTGTGTGTGTGAGAAGGGGTTTTGTAGAAGTAAAAAACAAACCCTCtcctccttgcagactgcagacatttggtctaCCTCTTCttctgcagatgcctgcagatgtggtccgcagactgcagaccttttcccgcagaaaaaacaaacagcacctaagtcATCCGTAATGGGCTAACACTCTTTGCCAAGTCGGTCTATTTTTAGGCATTGAACACCGCCCCTCCTGGGCGTTTTTGGGGCGTGGTGGGCAGAGAGATAGGCCAATCCGCAAGTGTGGGTGCGGAATTGATGACCATTAGCTCTAGActttttttaatatgttttgaCTAATTACATTCATACGTCACACTCATTTTTTTCTACTACTTAATTTCTATGTGAAAGCATTACATGACAATGAGTGTAAAAAGTGAAATCATCTTGCCTATATGAATGTGATGTGACATTAATATCACATTATTTTTAGTAAAACTATTACAAATAGCCTTATGGTTAAGTTTATGTTTCTTTTGTATGTATAACCATAATTCATataagagttaactgccattttcgtctctgtggtttggtcactttggccatttcagtccatttttcaaaaatgcaccattttcctccccgacgttctggaaaggtgccatttcagtccaaaaatcataacccagttaagtcggttagtaaataaggactcattgtgtaaatttgtaacataaaggactgattgtgtaaatttgtaacaccaccaccactagccctgccaccaccactccgctgccaccaccaccaccaccgccaccacagccactgccaccaccaccaccaccaccgccaccacagccaccaccgccaccatagccactgccaccacagccaccacagccactaccaccaccaccactccgatCTGCCACCAACATCTCataccaccatctccacctcgtTCACCACGGAGGTCGGCGGTGAACGAGGGTTGTCGGAGAGGATGATGACGATGAACGGAGGTGAACAATGGTGGTGAACGATGACCGGAGTGAGGTTCAGGTTAAGTTCAGGTGGTTATCGGGCACGGTGGTCTCGAGAACTCCGAACACAGCGGTGGTGATGTGCTTGGTGATCGTTGTGATCGTTGACggagatgatgacgatgatgaacgGTGACTGTTGATGAACAATGATGGATGGATTGGTGTATGCTCTGCAATCACCACCATAGTATGATGAATAAGTTGAAAGTGAAATTGCTCAGAGGAACTAGGCTCCGGTGAGAGAGATTTTGGTTTCGTTGGAGAGAGTTGCACAGATGGGATTGGAGGATGATTGATGataatgttgttgctgctgttactGTTGCTTCCTTCAAATATTATTTCCCACAATACAATGGAAACATATTGGTATTCTTTTGGTCTTGCTCCTGGTAGAGGCTACATTATGAGGGAAAACAACTATTAATAGaggcgatgatgatgatgatgaatttgtcGTCGTCTGAGTGGATCGAACAAAGCTTGAAACAGACCGTATCTTGGCGGGGTAATATCCGGAGGCTTCTATTTGAAGCAAACGTGATGTTTGCCGCCGCCACCGCACATTCTCGTTCATCGTTCATCACCGCACCATCACATTCTCGTTCATCACCGATTCACCATCACATTCTCGTTCCATCGTCATTACTCCGACACGCTCCTCATCACCACACAATCCGAACACCGCAGTCACCTCCAACAACCATTAACACCACCGTCTCCTcaccgctgcaccatcaccataaCCCACCACCACTTCACCGTAAACCACCGTTCACCTCTGTCATCACCTCCGTTCACCGCTGTAAAACCGACAACCAGCAACTCATCTTCataaatcatcatcacagtcagagagagagagagataacgacgagagagagagagagaaggaggcgggagagagaaccggcgacggtggggggggggtgggggtggtggcagcggagtggtggtggtggcggtggtggtggtggtggcagcggagtggtggtggtggcagggctagtggtggtggtggcagggctagtggtggtggtgttacaaatttacacaatcagtcctttatgttacaaagttacacaatcagtccttatttactaaccgacttaactgggttatgatttttggactgaaatggcacctttccagaacgtcggggaggaaaatggtgcatttttgaaaaatggactgaaatggccaaagtgaccaaaccacagggacgaaaatggcagttaactcttcatATAATTAACTTGAAATAACACCATGTGTAGTGGGAGGGGGAAGATAAAGCCCCACCCTTGGGCTTTATCCGCTATGTAGCGGTCCAGTCAGCTTTTGGGCATTATACGGCATTTTATTATAACgggtgtagtggtataatgcTCTACAATTATTAtccattattattttttttgtttttttaattaaaactaatgTTTAAAATTGGTGTAGTGACATGATTGGCCAAATGAATGTCACCAGGCGTTTGATTTGGAAAGCCCCAAGcaaatttttgatgaaaaacGCCCTCTAGGGACGGTAGAggggcattatggggcgttttttgggaaaaacgccaaaaaaccccaCTACGAGTGGTCTAAAGGTTGTAGACATTGAAGTGATTATTTCTAACGGATATGATGGTTAAGTTGTAAAGTTTGATCAAGATTCATCTTTGATAAAATCTGACAATTAATTTATGAGCAATATCACTCCTCAGATTACTACACAACAACCACTAAAACGCCATGGTATAATCATGGTGTCAACTGCCCTCCATAGGAAAAAGTATAGAGTGTTATTCATACGTTAAAATTCCGATCCTGTCTCATAAAATTTTGGTTAATCCCCCCCGATCACCCCtcattgaaaaaaaaatcatgggtCCGCAACTGAGGTCATGTTAGCTCGGGTCATTTACACTAATATGGTTTTGACATTGGTTTGATTTGGATACTCCAAGTCTGATCTTATAGGAGTAGATCATCCAAACCTGATGGATCATGAAACATGACATCGGATTTTAAATATAGTGTAAAAACTTAAACTAGAAGGTTTTTTAGGAATGAAACTTGAATCTCTTGTGGGTTTGGTTGTTTTAATTGATTCTGCTTAAATTGCTTATCTATGAAATTTGACAATTTTTGTTCTTTTGGTTTGATATTACAGGGATGGTGGCAATAAAGAGGGTTGAAAATCTAGGTGTGGAATTGACTAAAAAGGAAGAAAATTGGTGGCTTTGATGGGTGAGTTCTAGGGAGAATTTTGCCGTTGATGGAGCAAGAGTTGAAGACCGAAGGAATAGAGTGCAAAAGGGGATTAAAAAAGATCATGTTGTAACACCATCAAAATTTAAACTTAatatttttaaggattttaagGAATTGGTGAAATATAATTAAGTACACGTAGTATTAAAGTCATCATCAATGTATTGAATAAATGTGACATCTTAAATGAATTCATTTCGcgttttgttatgttatgtttacatgAGAGATAAGAAATGTCGCATCTTACATATTATTGATATGTTTTGAGTACATTAGTTATGGAtaaaatgaaaatttaagagTTAAAGCGTGCTTGAGTGGGTTCAATCCAAGAATGACATCTTTTAAAGTTTTCACTTAAacaattaaaaacaataaataaaaatattgagTTTGACGTGGACAAAACATACAATAATAGTTGTTAAGAAGTAATaaatagagtaaacttccgttttgcttccTATGGTTTGGTCATTTTGATGGTTTTGCCTCAAatctttaaaaatagccattttactccctgatgttacTAATTTTTCTCTAATTTGCTCCACGggtctaactccatccaaattgtttgttaatttcgagggtattttggtaatatCTATACTATCTATTAAAGGAGGTTAGATGATGACATAGAAATGCCTACGTGTCAACTTCTCAGTTATGCCATGTAGTCCTCGCTGATGTTATAATTAcgatttatttattatatataaatattaaaatcGGATTTTATTAATATATACAAACTAAATTTTTAAGGAGGCAAATTTGAATTGCATGGGGAGTTGTATGGCCATTTAATGCACATCATCAGATAATCAAATCAACTCTCTTTCTTCTCAATTCAAATAATAGTTCAtttctctctttcttctctcttCAAACCAACTTTCTCTCTTCTCACTTCTGGCGATTTCTAGGGTTTCTCTTTTTTCTTTATTAAAAAAGCTTCAAGTTGAAGAATGTATTCGGCAAAGAAGTCCGATGGTTCTGTCACTCGGCTATGTTGATCTCAAAAGTCTTTTACCGGTTGATTTTGGCATGGCAATGATGGCGGATGGTAGGGTTTGACCTGCAACCCACCTTGCAGCCATGATTTCTGGTAGATCTGAGCCATATCGTTTTGTTGTACTTTTCGAGTCTTGGCTTTCTTGAAGCCATCTTCATCACTGTAGTGAAACCCTAACCGCCGTCACCATAGGTTTCTGCTGATAATACCTGAAACGGCAAACCCTGGCCACCACTTGGGGTGTGACTGTTGATTATCGCTGTGGTGAGTGAAACCCTATTCGTCTGCATGTGTGCGACTGTTGACTATCGCTGTGGTGACTATCGCTATGCCTCTGTTTCTGGTCTGGTGGCCTAATAGGAGCTGGCTGGAAATGCAGCAAGAGACAACAAGATGAGTTCTCTTTCAAACCCTAGGTTATCTCGGTTCCATTCCGAAAACGTTCCGCCTGTTGGTTTCGTGCAAGGAAGTTACAGGATTGGAAACTTCTGTAGATCCGCATGTTAAGGTATGGGTTAAGTGATTGATTTGTGTGTTTATGGTTTTTAGATACTATATTTGGAACAGGAGTTGATTCTTGCAAAATTTGTTAGGTTGGTTTTTAGATACTGTATTTGGAACAAGAGTTGATTTATGTGTTTATGGTTTGTTAGGAGATGTGTATTGTTATTGTTCACGGCTTTCTGTTGAAAGGCTGAGTTCCATGAAGAAATACGTTTTTGGATTGGGTTCTGGTCAGGTAACTACAAATAATCTGCTCTATACATTTTGTGTTATgctactgttttttttttaatttttgttggTGATACGCTGATACAGGTGTTGGTGACAGCTATTGTGGTGGGATTAGTTGCTTATATTGTATGCGGACTGCCAGAACCTGCTGCAATTGTCATCGGTAATGGGTTGGCATTATCTTCTACAGCAGTTGTCGTTCATGTAATAATTTATGTCTCATATTGTTTAGGGTTTTTGTATTTCGTGTATATCTTTTGATTTGTGTGTTTGATTTTGGGTGTGGTTCAGTGTTTGTTATGGTTTATGGTGATGAAGTGAGATTAGAGGATGAGCTTGATTTGCCTACGTGTCACGTTCTTAGCTATTAAGGGAGATTAGAGGATGACCTCTGTTGAACAGCATATGCCATGTTTCAACTTTTGCTTGATTTTCGTAGTCGGTTAGAAGTCAGTTTGGTGTTTAGTATGGGAAATGTTCATATACACAGTGTTTTTAAGAGTTATTAAGTTAGTGTAAATTGCAAGGTACTCGATTTGTTTTGTTTATTCAAGTTGCAAGCTATATTATTTTGGCAAGGATATCTGAAGGAAACTATTATGGAACGGTTAGGTTTATTAAGTAAATAAAGCAACCAACGTACTTTTgatataaataaaaattatacGGATTTGACTATTCGGACCAATGTTAACAAACGATCTCTCTTCTTTTAGGTTCTGGCTGCTCTTGGAACAGAGTATTTTGAGAACCTTCTTCCTGACATTATACGTAATTGCTCTCATCCCAATGCACCTGTGTGTGATGGTAAGTATCATTTTCTGTTGACATTTTGAGATGAAACACATCATAATGGACTCATTTGAAATGTTGTTACTAATAAGTTAAAGTCACTTGCAGAGGAATTTTGGTCCTCATTGAGGAATGGAGCACATCGTTCCAAAGGTTTGTCTCATTATTTTGAACTTCCAGTTATCAATTTTGCCTGTtctcttttgttttgttttttttttgttttttttttgtaattagaTTTCTTTATATTTGcatgatgcgtgttagtgtatatatgttttagggatgtattttaagcccttttacactttttagccaagttttaaatttataaatcacgatatttactaacactaaacacacatatgggcaagtgcacccatcgtggatgtagtatagtgttggtaagataccgaggtcgtccaaggacacaagagcttttagtaccggtttatcctcaacgtctaatcaaatcaaaatgttagaaaaagatttttaaactaagaaaataaaactaactaaaatgctgaaaataaaataaaataaaaataaaaacagatagacaagatgaatcacttggatccgactcgtgtgttagtgtaatctataattattttcgcacttttgcacttgtttaagagattatcttagttattgtagtaggcccctcttttgaaggtgacgttaccctcaacctagtagtttgagtcagcaaggatacaatcctaaagggtcggattattgaaagataattaattaggTTATTAATGCAtgatgtggtaggcccctcttttgaaggcgacgttaccctcagctaagtagtctgagtcagcagggatacagtcctaagtagctgggttaaagttttaatagtagtttaacttatgaggggatcaaagagtttggacccccgccatccaatacctttgggtattgaaggaggtcctactaaatttgacccaggtcctttgcaggatctatacactgaacaatggcaagactcttaccaaaccgttcccttaacccccgaccaggtagccaacatacctccatatagaccgtggagatatgaatggtgaaaatcttttattttatatagacagtaaaataatgccaagacaccacggacaaacgataaggaagaatcaccttcaacataagaaactagtaattaaagttattaatacaaaaccaattaaaaagtgcaaaagattaaaaataaaaggtattacactaaacacttgtcttcaccaagtgatgtaagagacttaggcaaacatggcctttgattgtcaagaactcttacggttaatcttggatcccgagacgactcacacactctatgatggacaatggatgatggtggtggatgatggtgttatggtggtggtgggtggtgggtgaagtgtgagagaggtggtgtgccaagggatgagttgaaatggctccaaacactcatttttataggctgaacagaagctcgggcacggccccgtgtccatcctcgcctctcttttcattaattgtaattcgcaattacaataaatgcgcctgcaggaagttgaccacgcccccgtgtccgctgggcacggccccgtggtgggcagtagaagcttctaaaggtttgtcttttctgctgctacttgggcacggccccgtgctcggtgagcacggggcgtgttcagtcttctgttttcttagttttgcttgggaagatgctgtcgaggggtcgggcattccacttttgttccttttcttgtatttatgttagattttgctgtctttttgcttcttttgttaatttgaggtcatttaatcctgaaaatacaaaaggaagacaaaagcacactttttccaacattagtactaaaaaagggttaattttatgccacaattgatataatttatatgttgcattttgtgcatatcatTGCATCACTTTTGTAATTAGATTTCTatctatattttattttatatattatactcTATTAAGGGAGCTTAGATGATGACATAGAAATGCCTACGTGTCAACTTCTCAGGTATGGCACGTAGTCCTCGATGATATCATAATTAcgatttatttatatatatatataaatatatttatataatctGATTTTATTTATTATGAAAAAAGTATTGTTTTTTAGGAGCCAAATTTTGAAATGAATAGGTAGTTGTGGAATGGGTATTTTTAATGTTTGTTAGCTTGAGTTATGTGAAGATGATGAGTTTATTGTGCTGACATGTGATGGTATCTGGTACGGGTTTATATGAAATGGCACTATAATTTATGCCATCCAATTTTTCTTTCTTAATCTTTTGCATCATTACTAAATTATTTTACTTTCATGTGTTTAGGGATTGCATGTCCAGCCAACAGTTAATGGATTTTATCCATGAGCAATTGATAATCGATAAGTTTGAGATAAGTCATGTTTCCCTTTAAATTACATCAGGTTAGAGGTGACGTTGTTTGAAATGTTTTGCTTTATCTCAAATCAATTAAATTGATCAAATTAAATTTTAAAGAGGTTAATTATGTAATGGTTTCAATTCAGGATTCTATTAAGGGAGATTATAGGATGACTTCGATTTGCCTACGTATCACGTTCTTAGCTATTAAGGAAGAGAGGAAGACACAAAGGATGTGTCAAACACAGTTTAGATGATATAGGTTCAAGGTAATAAGAAGAAACTCTCTGTTGTAGAAGCAACCAGTGAGAGTGTTTTGGTGGAAAACGTGGAGGCGTCGGTGACGTTGTCGAGGGTTGTCAGGAAATGCTAAGTGATAACATTTCCTGACAACCCTCGACAATGTCACCGACCCCTCCAcaaaatttcattaaaacattCTCACTGGCTGCTTCTACAACAGAGGGTTTCTTTTTGTTACCTGAACCTGTATCATCTCAACTGTGTTGACTGAACCTGTATGTGTTGTTACATTAAGATTCATTTAGGATTTTTTTGATATTGAAAATTGATCGGTGTAAAACTTTATCACCTTAGATGCTTTTGTCATCTGAGGCTATGATTGCGAGATCTGTTAACAAAAGTGTTGTTGCAACAACACGCCAGATTGTTGCCGGCTGCCGTTCGCGGCTGTTCTAGGTAGCGTTGGGCGATGTTTGGTTGATGATAATTAGATTGATGTCACCTAAGGGATACTCAGTCAATGATGTTGATGAGGTGCTTCTCACCTGAGACTAAAACTATGAT
This is a stretch of genomic DNA from Helianthus annuus cultivar XRQ/B chromosome 16, HanXRQr2.0-SUNRISE, whole genome shotgun sequence. It encodes these proteins:
- the LOC110867429 gene encoding uncharacterized protein LOC110867429: MISVILLRRHHLRLPLPVTGRPDAAGIVTATHRLTQLPFLLFISQVCQSYFGGFDLGVSIRGLTVTMVVVAEQGWEVVAEWRWAADVEVVAEEVVSGGRREEGEKR